GAGATATGAGGATCTGTGCTCTTTATCAGGAGTGtgtggctcttaaaagagcctTTGCTTGGTTTCCAGCAGTCAGCCAGGCTCCAGGTTTACTTCTTGGCGGGCTTCTCGGTCTTCTTGGGCAGCAGGACAGCCTGGATGTTGGGCAACACGCCGCCCTGAGCGATGGTCACTCCGCCCAGCAGTTTGTTGAGCTCCTCGTCGTTGCGGACAGCCAGCTGCAGGTGACGGGGGATGATCCTGGTCTTCTTGTTGTCGCGAGCAGCGTTTCCAGCCAACTCCAGGATCTCAGCGGTCAGGTACTCCAGCACAGCCGCCAGGTAGACGGGGGCGCCGGCACCCACACGCTCCGCATAGTTGCCTTTGCGCAGCAGCCTGTGAACACGGCCGACTGGGAACTGGAGCCCGGCACGAGAAGAGCGGGTCTTTGCCTTAGCGCGGGCTTTGCCTCCGGTTTTGCCGCGTCCACTCATAATTACGATCACTTTCTAGAGTCTGTTCTCAAGAATCTGTGGAGCAAACTCACCAAACCCTCCTTTATATGTCCACGAAGCGGGAAGCTTCCAGTACAGCAGCAGAAGGAGACTCGCTCTCATTTTGGCGGACTTTTTCAAACGACTCATGTCCAATAAGCAGCGGAGGTTCGGGCTCCTGTAGGCGGTGCTGAGCTCCAGGAGGAGCCGCTCACCAATCAGGACCCGGAGGTCTGAAGCAGcgtcacactcacacagccgCTCCGACACTTTAAGAGCAGCGTGTCTCCACTTCTCGCTACTATTTTCTCCTGATCAGAGAACGAAGAAGATATGGCAAGAACCAAGCAGACCGCCCGTAAATCTACCGGAGGCAAAGCCCCCAGAAAGCAGCTGGCCACCAAGGCTGCCCGTAAGAGCGCCCCGGCCACCGGCGGCGTCAAGAAGCCTCACCGTTACAGGCCCGGTACCGTGGCTCTCAGAGAGATCCGTCGCTACCAGAAATCCACCGAGCTGCTGATCCGCAAGCTGCCCTTCCAGCGCCTGGTCAGAGAAATCGCTCAGGATTTCAAGACCGACCTGCGCTTCCAGAGCTCCGCTGTCATGGCTCTGCAGGAGGCCAGCGAGGCTTACCTGGTCGGCCTGTTCGAGGACACCAACCTGTGCGCCATCCACGCCAAGAGGGTCACCATCATGCCCAAAGACATCCAGCTGGCCCGTCGTATCCGTGGAGAGAGAGCTTAAACTGTCTGCTGCTCCACTAACCAACAACGGCTCTTTTCAGAGCCACATCACTCTCACTAAAGTGCTGCTTCCTCTGCTGTCTTTACAccatcaacattttattttatttttatgcatcGATTCCAATTTGCTCTGTATCATGTTTTGGTGCTGTCATAAACATACAATTTTAACTTGAAATTAATTGTGGTTACAGAGCCTGCTAGGGTACACCATGCTACGCTTCACTCCAATATATTCACATTAATGGTATTTTCAAGTGGCAGCTAAAACTGAAAGGTTTTAATGACAATATAAGTGAAGTCAGGGATGGCAAAATCTAAAACTGTCATCAAAAGTGAGAAATCACTGATTATATAATCTCTGAGATCGGATCAAATTACATCATATTTGATATAACGCTTAATTGAATCAATTATGTGAAAGTCCATGTGATAAATGTTGAAAGGGCGTCTTCTGGTGGGCAGTGTCACTTAACCTGCACAGTAGAAGTCAGAGGGGAAGAGCGAGGACCACAGCTGCTCAGAAAAGTGATGAagctgcagtttagtgtcatgTGTTTGCAAGTTAAAGAAGAAACTGACCAGTTTATTTAGATAATGAAGCTGTTTTAGTAGTTCCCTGGTTAATTGGTGTCACCAGTGCGGTTTCCTCCTTAATTGACTGATAATGTCTGCACTTTGTCGTGTGTCATAGTCTTCATGTACAGTTTGGTCAACATGTCTAAGTTCTGGTTATTGATCTCTGTGTAAGAAGTGTTTAGAACAGTGGTAGTAGTAACAGTTCTAGTAGGTGTGGTGTGCTATTGAAGTGTGTGTTGTAAGATATGTAGATATAATGCATCACATCCTTTGGTTTGATGTTATTATGGAAATAATTGTAATCCTCATTTACCCATAAGGTCTGCTTGTTATTACGGAATAATAAGTGACTACAATACACAATGTGAATGTATTCTctcatgttttctgtcatttccttTAGAAGCGCATAACAGGAGTGTACGCTGATTGGTGGCCGTTAATCAATAAACCCACCGAATCATAatccctctatctctctgtatgtatgtatgtatgtttgtatgtaaattTGTCCTTCACACATCTCGAGAACCgttcatccgatctacttcatacctaGCAGGTAAATTGTGGGGGAACGGGGAAGTGCAACGtcgatgtgtgaagttgtttggatgagtggttctcgagaaatatataaaaatacctcataaataacGTTGATAACGTTGATTGGCTTCTTCTTCTGAGTCAACGAGCTGAAATACAGACAGCGTGCAGCGGGCATGCACGTTCaaaactttgtgtttagtgtctCAGGCacgtttatatatatatatatatatatatatatatatatatatacacacacacacacatatacatatgtatgtatacatacatacatacatacatacatacatacatacatacatacatacatacatacacatatatatatatatataccagaAAGCAGGTGatcagtgttttcaaatgagACATGACCTTTGTTATTAATAAAGGgttaaacacacaatatctcAAACCGCTCCTCGTCCTGCAATGAATCATAGCTTGATAACTcccccctcttcttcctgctctcaaacacaacaagctccagtCTGTCCACATATTTCCTTATTCCAtccccttcagatctacagtttgaagatgggtgtaaccaacatgtaaaagagctgcagcctccattcactgcagaaacacatgctGTTTAGATCAGAGCTCAAACTAGTTTCACTTTTCAGAAAGAAAATCTCAGACAGTCGTTgtcactgagagctgaaatggcgcAGCAAGGAGCTCAGCTGGACCAGGAAACAATCTTttgttcgatctgtctggatctaccgaaggatccggtgactattccctgtggacacagctactgcatgagctgtattaaaggtttctgggatggagaggatgagaagaaaatctacagctgccctcagtgcagacaggccttcacaccgaggcctgtcctggtgaaaagcaccatgttagcagatttaGTGGAGCaactgaagaagactggactccaagctgctcctgctgatcactgctatgctggacctgaagatgtggcctgtgatgtctgcactgggaggaagctgaaagccctcaagtcatgtctggtgtgtctggcttcttactgtgagaaacacctcCAACCTCATTATGAATCACCTACAttcaaaaaacacaagctggtcgacccctccaagaagctccaggagaacatctgctgtCGTCATggtgaggtgatgaagatgttctgccgtactgatcagcagagtatctgttatctctgctctgtggatgaacataaaggccacgacacagtctcagctgcagcagaaaggactgagaggcagagagagctcgaggtgagtcggcaacaaatccagcagagaatccaggacaaAGAGGAAGATATGACGCTGTTTCAACaagaggtggaagacatcagtcgctctgctgataaagcagtggaggacagtgagaagatcttcactgagctgatccgtctcatccagaaaagaagctctgatgtgaagcagcagatcagatcccagcaggaaactgaagtgagtcgagtcaaagagcttcaggagaagctggagcaggagatcactgagctgaagaggaaagacgctgaactgaagcagctctcacacacagaggatcacaaccagtttctacacaactacccctcactgtcacaactcagtgcatcTATAGACTCATCCAGCATGAGCTACTTGAtctactttgaggatgtgacagcagctgtgtcagagctcagagatcaactacaggacatcctgatggagaaatggacaaacatctcactgacagtgactgaagtggatgttttactgtcagaagaagaacccaagaccagagctgagttctttaaatattcatgtgaaatcacactggatccaaacacagcaaacacacgtttgttattatctgaggggaacagaaaagcaaaacTAACAAGTCCACTTTCTTATtctagtcacccagacagattcattGATACGtgtcaggtcctgagtagagagagtctgactggacgttgttactgggaggtggaaaGTAGAGGGGGAGGAGTTtatgtagcagtcgcatacaagaatatcagcagagcagggaGGTTTGATGAATGTGAATTTGGACGcaatgacaaatcttgggcTTCAAGATGTGGCAATAACATTTATGACTTTTGGTTCAACAACATCGCAACTCGTGTCTCAGATCCTTGTTCCTCCAGACTAGGAGTATACCTGGATCACAgtgcaggtattctgtccttctacagcgtctctgaaaccatgactctcctccacagagtccagaccacattcactcagcctctctatgctggactttgGTTTGGTCAGTTtggagacacagctgagttctgtaaactcaaatagaccAAAGTCATTTAAGACTTAGTGTGTgagattctgttgtaattcttcattttgtttgtctccattgtttctgagagctcgttgctgtggtgtttctgaactgcacagagatcagctgtcaatcagacTTTGAttgtcaacacttttttttctcttcattagttttactgttgatgttttgagtttctttaaatctcactttttcctgtttattttgACCTATGGaggctatcactgctcatgacgatgtttttaacctttactgacatttcttc
This sequence is a window from Thunnus albacares chromosome 12, fThuAlb1.1, whole genome shotgun sequence. Protein-coding genes within it:
- the LOC122994688 gene encoding histone H2A-like, which gives rise to MSGRGKTGGKARAKAKTRSSRAGLQFPVGRVHRLLRKGNYAERVGAGAPVYLAAVLEYLTAEILELAGNAARDNKKTRIIPRHLQLAVRNDEELNKLLGGVTIAQGGVLPNIQAVLLPKKTEKPAKK
- the LOC122994684 gene encoding histone H3; this translates as MARTKQTARKSTGGKAPRKQLATKAARKSAPATGGVKKPHRYRPGTVALREIRRYQKSTELLIRKLPFQRLVREIAQDFKTDLRFQSSAVMALQEASEAYLVGLFEDTNLCAIHAKRVTIMPKDIQLARRIRGERA
- the LOC122993414 gene encoding E3 ubiquitin/ISG15 ligase TRIM25-like, whose amino-acid sequence is MAQQGAQLDQETIFCSICLDLPKDPVTIPCGHSYCMSCIKGFWDGEDEKKIYSCPQCRQAFTPRPVLVKSTMLADLVEQLKKTGLQAAPADHCYAGPEDVACDVCTGRKLKALKSCLVCLASYCEKHLQPHYESPTFKKHKLVDPSKKLQENICCRHGEVMKMFCRTDQQSICYLCSVDEHKGHDTVSAAAERTERQRELEVSRQQIQQRIQDKEEDMTLFQQEVEDISRSADKAVEDSEKIFTELIRLIQKRSSDVKQQIRSQQETEVSRVKELQEKLEQEITELKRKDAELKQLSHTEDHNQFLHNYPSLSQLSASIDSSSMSYLIYFEDVTAAVSELRDQLQDILMEKSAVDVATVAACSL